The region AGGCACAGAAAGAGGCATCTGTGAGAGGAAGAGCCGGCTGTACTAACCCTCAGAGCCAGGCTGTAAAAAAGCTTGGCCACCCTGGCGTAATCGGACCTCTGCAAATCAACGGCTCCACCGATGAAAAGCAGGCTGCACAGACAGAGTACAGTATGAGTGAGGCCCGCGGAGGGGGAAAGTACCATTCAGAGGGTTTGTTTAGCATTTACAGCTCACCCATTTATCTGCCTGAAGATGGTTTTATATTCAGAGGCCCTAAGAGTCAACCTGTGGGCGTGATCACAGACAAATATCAACAAatgatcaataaatcaatggcATTGATGACCATATTGACCAATACAACcattttaaaacataaaaaggTGTTATATTCtatttaaaatgtgcttcatTGCTGCAGGAAACTGGGAAAAACCTCATATTTCCTCCTCAATGACACAATATCTAGACGATCCATTGAATCACCTGATTGGCATCACTCGGCCTCCTCCAGACTCAATGTATTTAACATAGGATGCAGGTATGTAGGTCCTCCCAAATGGTTTCATGGCCTCGTCGGAGACCATCTGAGTCAGGACTCCTGTGGGgagaaaaagacacacacacaccagcagcagttgtGAGTTAAAGGCTCGATAATTCCTGTGATTTCAAGCTGTTTTCCTGGTTGTTTACGTCTCACTTACCAATCACAGGCCTGTCATTCACGGgctgctggctgagctgaggCAAAGCGGCGCAGCAACAGAAGCAGCCGGTAAGAACCAGATGCACGTAGGTAAGAAATCTTGTGCCGAGCATTGTTCTCTACTGACCTCGTCCCTTCAGTAGTAGGAAAGCCTGCAGAAGGTGTCAATTAATGCAGCACGCCTGTATAAGTACAGCTGGAAGAGGATATGGCCAATACAGGGAAGTGAGGAAACTCCGTAGTTCTCCTACAGGTCACAACCACAGCTGCATGTGCAGCCCAGGCAGACCGGCTGCTGATCTAATGTCATTTTCTGCTGACAGAGTGGACTTTTTGGCAAAATTCTTATCGTCCTGTAGCGTGAGAAAAGCAAATCcgttcagaaaaagaaagaaagagctgcATTAACGTTGACGCAGAGTACAAGACAGCATGAAGGATGCCACTCTAAGCTGTCAAGCAGGTTTTAGGTCAAGAATGAAAGAAACGTTCCTATTTATAGTCCTCATACGGAGAGAGGGCCCGGGGTGTGTGCAGTGTTAAGGCTGAAGCTAGTTGCTTACTTTGTGATTTTCGGACTAGTTTCTGAAAATGGGTTCTTTATCCGAAAGCACCGATGCCCCCACCCTCTAAGAAGTAGAAAATAATAGAAAAGTAGAAAAAGAAGTACAGATCTTCTAAAAACTCTTCAGACACTGGAATAATCAGTATGACGGTACCAGACGCAACCGACAGGTGGAGACAAACGGCGGATTCGGTGAGGCGTTTTGACAAATGAGGTCTTAATCAAGAAACGgaataattaataaatgaacacaaatatttcaaaacaagtCACACCCAGTATTTTATTATGACATTACTTCATAATTTGGAATACAGAGGTGATTGTCAAGTTTAAAGTGtgctaaattaaaatgaaaaaatactAAAATGACCATGATTTAGACCATTGTAGAGGCTAGTGCTACTGTCATTTAGTAAAACAGTATTGCGAACATTAATTAGacataaaacaatttaaaaacatgTCTTGGTCCTTTTGATCTCACGGTGGATGGCCTCCAAATAATGGCACTTTAGTGACACCCAAGAGTGCAGCAGTCTCCATCTTCCAGATGTTAACGAACAAAAGCTTTCCAGTCTGCAAAGGAAATATGCAAAATATTCACGGCATGAGCACATTGATTCTGGCTCATGACATTATCTGTCTGTCACAGTAATTCCAAAGCCCAGGCAGAGCAACATCAGCACTCAGAATGATATTCAACCACTACGGCTCTGAATTCAACACAGCAGGCTCCTCGACCTGGGTCACGTCTTAAGGGCACTTAAAAACTACAAACCCCATGAGGCTGTGCTGCAGCGCAATATGCAGACTAACAAATGACGCCACCTGCCTATTGATGCCACACTAACAACAGGTGCAATCAATGATCACTAGATTGCGCAATACTGAAGCAATTAGAATCTTTGTATACTTACTTACCTCTGCTgggtttttatgcttttataaTCCTTAATTAGTGaggcaaaagcaaacaaagagtATGTTTGTTTATGGTAGATATATAGTATAGTTCTTTTTAGGAGTTTTGTTGCACGGCAAATTTTATTGGCGCTATTggtctaataataataaagcttcCTGAATGTAGATTTGTGTTTTGAGGATGTCCACCGCAGTCCTTCAAGGTTATCAGCTGAATTATATCTGCCATAATTTACTCGAAAATGATTTGGGTCAAATTGTCGATTGCAACTTACCTCTGAGTCTTTCTATTTCCTTAAAAACATCGTCACGCACTCCAGACAACAGCTCTTCTTTTGGCTTCTGACCATccaaaaatactaaaaaaaaatatattttttatgtcTCGCCCTCAACAACATTCTAACTGCTCAGATAATCCAGTTTCGATGGAACGCTCACCAATTCCGGGTGTTGAATCCTCCATCTCAATGCGGTTTTTAAGGTACATCGGCCACACGTGTCCATCAAAATAGccaggaggatcaggagggtTGTACACCCTcaagctgtcaatcaaaaacaATATATTAGAATGGAAAGTCgatcttttatatatatactacAACCCTACCAAAAAAGACTTTAGTCATAAAATCTGACACCTTCGTCGCCTCTTGCAGACATCATAAGGAATTTCCATGAAGTATCTTTTGTCAAATAGCAGATTTAGAGGCCTGAAAATAGGGAAAATCATTTtggttcatttattttaaagaactACATCAAAACTTGTAAAAGATCTATTAAAATCAGGATCCTCTTATGCAGTGGAGACACACCTAGTCATAAAGAAGTGATAAAATTGCTGAGATTAGGAACAATCAATAGCTTCGGAAAACCTGTAGTTGAAAATGAGGAAACCTTCCACGATCAGCACAAACAGCTGTTCATCAGAAGGCTTCAGACTCCTCTGCCTCAGGAACTGGACTGGATCTCTTCGCCATGAATCAACATCGCTCATCATCGTGTCCATGTGAAGCGCGTCCAGCACTCAAAGAGAACACGACTGTGACTGTGGGCGTCACGATAGAAAAATACACATATTTAACAGTGATATCAGGTTTTAATATGCTTTTCTCAACCCTTACAATCATATTGCTTAAATCCATGGCTGTCCTCTGGCACCTCTGACTCATCCTGgtgaataaataaagttttgaaTTTTTAAGCAGAAGGGCTAAAAAAACCCTGACAGGATTTACGGGACAAAaaaacctcaaccttaaaataTGAGTCCTGCGCAATAACGCAGCTGTTTGGTATCTGCTGGTGTAGACTCTGAGAAAGAGTGGATTTTCCTCCGTTGGtcatcctggaaaaaaaaacacttaataAAAGCACTGAGAGGAAAAGCTGAGTCTTCACCTTTTTAATAAGCTCAGTAAGAATGTTGACAATCGTGTATTATCTTTGATTAGACACTAAGCCAAATACCAACTCAccttattaaaaatataaatatttgttAAAATCTTTCCGTGTCAGAAATTAACAGAAagactttttttaaagcaacaaaagTTTATAAAAATGTGGAATAGCATAGGCTAAAATCAATAACAATTCTGTAGTCACTTGCTGCACTTTGGACAACAAACAATGATGTAATAGGACATTCTCTCAACgagaaatgtaagaaaatgGCATGTTATAttctgacaaaaacacatcaagaaATAAAACGTAGAAGAGATTACGCAGCAGTCTGTCAGCACCTTGGTggcaaaacaaatgaataatttTGTACTACAGAGCTGTTCGCTGTTGTCTTTGCAGCCTGCAGGGTTGTGACATGGTTTACTGATCTTATTACAACTCTGCACATGCACATTATGGCTCATCAAGTCTACAGCAgcacaatttaaaaacaaaacatcacacgtAGAAGAGTAATTATTTAAAAGCTTGTGTTTGCACATCATGCAGTCTGCAGTCAAATTAAgccaaagagaaaaataaaacctaaaccCTGCATGTTGAAAACACAGGTTATAGTCCTCTACAGTGACTTACCCACCAATTCCTACAATTAATTTCTTAATCTCAGAGGCCCTCGCCACGCAATTCTTACTCATATTTAAGGGGTGCACAGAAGAGTTGGTGTGGCAGAAAGTTACACGACTGTGCATCTACTTCCGCATTCTTTGCCTACCGACACCTAATTGGCTGAAAGAGATCTACGTCACTCCCAACCATTGCTAGGGGAAAAGGGCAGCGATGTCAGAGACCGCAAACGTTGGAATAACGATAGGACAACAGGTTTAAAGGAAAATTGACACAGCTGTCGACACGTTCTACGAAAAAGCTCCGAAAAAGCAAAACTATTAAGTGTTTCAAGCCTAcatatatgttaaaaaaaacaaaagcacaaatgcaTAAAATGCAGCACTGATAGTTGCGTTATGAATGGTCGTTTTTTTAGTCggt is a window of Takifugu flavidus isolate HTHZ2018 chromosome 5, ASM371156v2, whole genome shotgun sequence DNA encoding:
- the nmrk1 gene encoding nicotinamide riboside kinase 1 isoform X2, whose protein sequence is MTNGGKSTLSQSLHQQIPNSCVIAQDSYFKDESEVPEDSHGFKQYDLLDALHMDTMMSDVDSWRRDPVQFLRQRSLKPSDEQLFVLIVEGFLIFNYRPLNLLFDKRYFMEIPYDVCKRRRSLRVYNPPDPPGYFDGHVWPMYLKNRIEMEDSTPGIVFLDGQKPKEELLSGVRDDVFKEIERLRDWKAFVR
- the nmrk1 gene encoding nicotinamide riboside kinase 1 isoform X1; protein product: MHSRVTFCHTNSSVHPLNMSKNCVARASEIKKLIVGIGGMTNGGKSTLSQSLHQQIPNSCVIAQDSYFKDESEVPEDSHGFKQYDLLDALHMDTMMSDVDSWRRDPVQFLRQRSLKPSDEQLFVLIVEGFLIFNYRPLNLLFDKRYFMEIPYDVCKRRRSLRVYNPPDPPGYFDGHVWPMYLKNRIEMEDSTPGIVFLDGQKPKEELLSGVRDDVFKEIERLRDWKAFVR